The following are encoded in a window of Gossypium raimondii isolate GPD5lz chromosome 13, ASM2569854v1, whole genome shotgun sequence genomic DNA:
- the LOC105784507 gene encoding LOW QUALITY PROTEIN: (+)-delta-cadinene synthase isozyme A (The sequence of the model RefSeq protein was modified relative to this genomic sequence to represent the inferred CDS: deleted 1 base in 1 codon) → MASQASQVLASPHPAISSENRPKADFHPGIWGDMFIICPDTDIDAATELQYEELKAQVRKMIMEPVDDSNQKLPFIDAVQRLGVSYHFEKEIEDELENIYRDTNNNDADTDLYTTALRFRLLREHGFGISCDAFNKFKDEAGNFKPSLTSDVQGLLELYEASYMRVHGEDILDEAISFTTAQLTLALPTLNHPLSEQVGHALKQSIRRGLPRVEARNFISIYQDLESHNKSLLQFAKIDFNLLQLLHRKELSEICRWWKDLDFTRKLPFARDRVVEGYFWIMGVYFEPQYSLGRKMLTKVIAMASIVDDTYDSYATYDELIPYTNAIERWDIKCMNQLPDYMKISYKALLDVYEEMEQLLANQGRQYRVEYAKKAMIRLAQAYLLEAKWTHQNYKPTFEEFRDNALPTSGYAMLAITAFVGMGEVITPETFKWAAKDPKIIKASTIICRFMDDIMEHKVYYIFTFKNSKNRL, encoded by the exons ATGGCTTCACAAGCTTCTCAAGTTCTTGCTTCACCCCATCCCGCCATTTCATCCGAAAATCGACCCAAGGCTGATTTTCATCCCGGTATTTGGGGTGATATGTTCATCATCTGTCCTGATACG GATATCGATGCTGCAACAGAATTACAATATGAAGAATTAAAAGCACAAGTGAGGAAGATGATTATGGAACCTGTTGATGATTCAAACCAAAAGTTGCCCTTCATTGATGCTGTTCAAAGATTAGGTGTGAGTTATCATTTTGAGAAAGAGATTGAAGATGAACTAGAGAATATTTACCGTGACACCAACAACAATGATGCTGACACCGATCTCTACACTACAGCTCTTCGATTCCGGTTACTTAGAGAGCATGGCTTCGGTATTTCATGTG ATGCATTCAACAAGTTCAAAGATGAGGCTGGGAACTTCAAGCCATCATTGACAAGTGATGTGCAAGGGTTGTTGGAACTTTATGAAGCTTCCTATATGAGGGTCCATGGGGAAGATATACTTGAtgaagccatttctttcaccacTGCTCAACTTACACTTGCTCTACCAACTTTAAACCATCCTTTATCGGAACAGGTCGGCCATGCCTTAAAGCAGTCTATCCGAAGGGGCTTGCCAAGGGTTGAGGCCCGGAATTTCATTTCGATATACCAAGATTTAGAATCCCATAACAAATCGTTGCTTCAATTTGCAAAGATTGATTTCAACTTGTTGCAGCTTTTGCATAGGAAAGAGCTAAGTGAGATCTGCAG GTGGTGGAAAGATTTAGACTTTACAAGAAAACTACCATTTGCAAGAGATAGAGTGGTTGAAGGCTATTTTTGGATAATGGGAGTTTACTTTGAACCCCAATACTCTCTTGGTAGAAAGATGTTGACAAAAGTCATAGCAATGGCTTCCATTGTTGATGATACTTATGATTCATATGCAACCTATGATGAACTCATTCCCTATACAAATGCAATTGAAAG GTGGGATATTAAATGCATGAACCAACTCCCGGATTACATGAAAATAAGCTACAAGGCACTATTAGATGTTTATGAAGAAATGGAACAGCTGTTGGCAAATCAAGGGAGACAGTACCGAGTTGAGTATGCGAAAAAGGCG ATGATACGCCTTGCTCAAGCTTACCTTTTGGAGGCCAAATGGACTCATCAAAATTATAAACCAACCTTTGAGGAATTTAGAGATAATGCATTGCCAACCTCTGGCTATGCCATGCTTGCTATAACGGCGTTTGTCGGCATGGGCGAAGTTATAACCCCTGAGACCTTCAAATGGGCCGCC AAGGACCCCAAGATCATTAAGGCTTCCACCATTATTTGCAGGTTCATGGACGATATTATGGAACATAAGGTATACTATATATTCACATTCAAGAATTCTAAAAATCGATTATGA